A stretch of DNA from Besnoitia besnoiti strain Bb-Ger1 chromosome II, whole genome shotgun sequence:
AGGTGGCGGGCCTGTTGATCCACGGCGTCGAATGCAGAACGCGAGGCTTTCGCCGCCCTATACGGATTGCCAGCCTAGTACGCCGGTACACCAGCAGGATATACCGACTGGACGAGGCCGACGTCACCCAGCAAATGTCCTATGCACGGATCCCGCGCAACCACTTCCACCCGATACCCCTGCATCAGCTGGTCCAGAATTTTCTTATAGCTTCCCAGGTAGGTCGGGTTAGCACGTGCCTTGCCGGCGTTCTCTCACCGTCGGTCCCTGTAGCTCTCCTAGCGGATTCACGTGAGCCGAGAAGCCGCTCGCCAGTGAGCGGTACGTTTCCTCTCAACTTGCTTCCGCGGTGCCCAGCCACCGCATTGCTTTCAACAAAGAAACGCTGAAGGGATCAAACAGACATATGGTTGTCGTGCGCATTTCGTGGAGTGCGCAGTTCATTACTAGACGAGCCTGTGTTGAGCTGTAATAGCCAATCCTGGAAGGCTTTTTGTGGTCCTGTGACGCCACTGAGAGGGCTGCCAGGCTAAGCTGTGTTCTGGAGGGGATCGTCCTGAGGCTCTGCTTCTGGCACTCCTTTCCATTAAGATTCGGGAAACACGAGCCGCACCTAATACGCCTTCAGCGGTCACTGTGGATTCTGTGTGTTCGCTGTCAGGGAAGGCCAGGGCACTCTTCTACCCCGAAATCTATCCGGATCGGGTGGAGGTGACAGACGAGTTCCCAGATCTCGCCGGCCCGACACATGTCGGCATGCCTTTCCCGAGTGCCCCTCCACAGATGACCCtctcgccgacggcgctTTCAATGACCTGGGCGCGCTCAAATGCAGTTTTAGAGGCGCCGGTACGCCACTCGCTGGTGTGGCCGGTTGCCGCTCAGGGCCTGAGTACCCCGCTAGCCGCGACGCCGTTGCATGGGCCTATATACCCAGTGGTGTCGCATCCGCAGTCTCGCAGCCAACTGCGGCCGTACCACAGTTACAGCATGTTTCagcccgcggtcgcgcggccGAACGTGTATCAGTCCGCAAGGCTGCGCCCTGTCAACGATATGCACGATATCCTGACGTCATGAGGATTCTACCTCTGAAAACCCCAGAACAGTGGCTGAGTGTGGAATGCGAGTGGTGGTGTCGGGACAGCCCAGCGACTGAGCTGACTGCCGACAACTGTAAAAGCGCCAACACTGTGTGGGAAATTCAGTTGAGTGCTACGCCTTGCCAGCTTCAGAAATAATGCAGACGTCTCTGAACTAAGATTCTCGTTCCGCTCTTCAGTTTGTGCTCCGTAATCAACCTCGTGCGCCACAGTGCACTTCAGCGGAAAGCAAATCAATTCGACGCACGCCAGCCGAAATCGCTCAGCGAAAGATGCCATATGGCGACTGGCCATAAATAAGAGCCATTGCTCAGCAAATCTTCAGCAGGCGCGTGAACGCAAACGCAGAGTTCTTCTATCTTcgcacagagacagacgagggCTCAGACAAACCGCACCGAATCATTCAAGCCAGTTGCCTGAAGGGTTCCATGCTGATACAGACTTTACAATGTTAGGTTGATACGAGGAGTAATCGACTGTAGCTGACGCGCGCAGTACGGAAGCCAAATTCGCACCATATAACAGACAGGGGCTCGCAATTACGAAAGCCGATATTCGAATGTGCGGCAGTGTTTGACCGTTCCCTgtggcagccgctgcaggccgccgtCTCAGCGCCCCCTGCAATTCTAGTCTCGCGGCTCCTTATGAAGAATGCGGACAAGAACATAATTTTTCCATGGGCCTATTCGGTATCCCAGCGGCTGGATGCGGACGACGTCACCGAGCTtggcctcgctctcttcgtcgtgAGCCCACACTTTCTTCGTGTACCGGAAAGTCTTTTTGTAACGCATGACGTACATGAACCTGCGTATGCACCAGAATACACAACACACCGTGAAATTGGAGGATCCCGGCACAAAACGCTGTCTGAGAAATCTCTAGGCCTGCATGAAAGTTGTGTGGAACTTGAACGCGCTGGAACTACACAAAAGGCAAGTGGCCCGAAAAATGAAAGACTGGTTACCTGTCGCATGCCACCCGAATGGATTTCGGATGTTTGTCGTTGATGACGTATCCAATCATCTCATTGTTGGGAAGCTTGTTTCGCATGACTGAAGCACCACAAATAAtacagaagagagaaacTGTATTTCCAAGTATAGCATCCACATAAACACAGTGACGCCTAGAGGGTAGCGAACCCGCGCTGCTTGACTTCCTGTCCAGTGAACACGAAGTACAGCAGAACTGCGGCGACTCCAGTAAGCCTACATGGATCCACCATAGCGTGTAATCCTTACATGTTCGAAGATATCCGGCGGTGTTGCGCTGCCACGTTTTGTAGTGCCAGTGCAGCAGCGGAGCAGAGAGACTGAGCGCCATTttgccggcggcgacgtctgctggcgcagaGCGCTCTTCTGTTGCTTCATACACCTCAAATACGAGGCGCAATGTGTCTTTTCCGTTTGTTAGAAATGGACTTTGCTTTTCCTTGACAGGCAGATGAAGTTCACAGCTGCCAAGAAACGGCAGCCCCGTCAGCGCCGACCATGAACCCGAGGAACAAAGGTAGACCGGAAAGGAACATGAAATCCACAAGGTCAACAACCACGCGAGGAAACATCTTGTCCTCGAGCTTGTATGATCAGGAAACTCCAAAATAGACGGGCAACGACTCTGGCGCGGCCCTAATCTTACTGCGGCTTCCAACAAGAGCCTAAGAATGTGAACGCGAGTGCATGCATCGGGCATGCATTGTGGCTTATTGCCCTCGCATGACGCCGGGCGGGCACGTATTTAAGCCGGTTCACTGATATGAAGTTATCAGGGCGCCTGTTCAACGGGGCGTTCCTGTGCAATTTGAATTAGCCATGGCTGAGAGGAGAACTTGCTATCTGCTGACAAGCAAAGGGCCAGAGAACTGCGCAATCACAAATCTGCCTTCCTGAGCTGAGCATGTTCGTACCTTCAGGGCAGCCTGCCGGTACACGCCACACGCCACCGGACAGATACGCGTTTGAGTGAAAAGGGCCATCGGTGCTCGTCGGTCCTCGTGCCATGAGAGTCACAGATGCTAAGCTGTCCTCGCGTCGAAGGCACTACAACGTGCTTGCTCGGCAAGTCGCGTTCAGCCTTAAGAGTGCATTGCACTTCCTTTTCCAATGTGGTTTTGACGCATAGCTCTTATTCGCCGGTGTCTTGGCTAGTCGTCATGGTTGTCTTGTTTTGATGCATCCAACGGATATGGCTAGAGTAGGATCTGTGCATGCTCCGCAAGAGGCCACAGGAGATATCCAGGCTTCTGCCGCATCCACCGGACTGCGAGCCCGCATACAGGACTGGTTACAGGCGCACGCCTAGTCAGCTGCACAGGACGACACGAAAAAAGCACACGCCGCGTGGGTTGGGCAGCATGCGACTGTTGACGTATTTCCAGTGGAGAGGAGCCTCACATCACTCCAGTCGAGAGAGCCTATGGCAGAAGGGAGGGCAGATTCATCGATGTTGACACCTCCAGCTTCGCTTTAGGTTTTGTTAAAGCGGAAACTCGCGCCCCTCCACTACAGGGGGTCTCCTGACATGTGCGCCGATCGATCTTCATTTCCCACGATACATTTTTGCATGCCTTGGGCGAATGGGAATACGTGTACGCATTTCGTGTTCGGAAAGACCAGCGGTGGCGATGTATGAGGCAGCAGATCTGCAAGATATCGCAGTCGCAAGCCTGCTCCCCACGTTTTTCATATCCAAGAGGCATAGCAGCGATCGTAGCCCACCTGAGGTAAAAGCATAGTGGCTAGTATTGATGCACAGTGGTGACTGGGAGGTAAGTTTCCTCCTCTGGCGTCATCATAACGTGTTTATTGTTCACTGGATGCCGTGATTCCGTATGTATTCTCACAGGCTTCCCGGAGCGCGTCTAGTTCTCCATTGCGTAATCATTCGTGAACCTCCACGGACTGCTATCGTTTAGCTCTACTCCTGATTCGTGGAAGAACACATGAATTTTGCAGTAGAAGGCAACTCGCTGTGTTCCACGGTAAACGATGTCAACTATAAAGGAGGCGGTAAACTGGAGTAGAAAAGTTGGAATGCGCGCCGCGTACTTCGACGGAGACTATGCAAACACGTATTCGTATTTTGACGGCAGCTCTAGGACAGCCTTCTAGTGCCGGGATTAGTAAGATCACCGCAACGACAGAGATGCCAAAGGACCGACTGCTGGACATATCCGACCGGCAAGCAGATCAAGATTTGATCATGCCTTGCATCTTTCACAGCATAATGCTGATGCATACCCTGCCCCATCTTAAAAAACAAATTTCAACCGTCTCTCAATGTTTCCTTTGGCTCACGCACAGGCAAGCACGGAGCATGTGTAAAGAGTTCGCAATTCGGAGGGACGGAACGGCATGCTCACAGTGTGAACAAAACAGTGCGGAGTCTTTGTTTGGATGGAGAATCACGGCCATCGAACGAACGCATCGTGCCTTTTTATGCAGTGGTGCACGTGAAGCAAGTCGTCATGCTGCTGGCCTCATGAAAGCACAGCAAGAAAAGCAACTTCTAACACGGGACTACGCTGAACAGTAAGCTCTAGGTCACAGTGGTTACAGAGAGCACCCAGTCTGCAGGTGAACACCGACAAGCCTGACGGAGACTCATTTAGTTCCTGCTTCTTCGAGTTTTTTGGCAAGATTACAGTATACTCCTTCTTCGTCCAGCTGTGACTGAACAAGCTCTTTGAGGCCATTCTGAGTGAAGAACTCCCCTGCAAATTTGAGGACATTTTGTGGCCTCTCTTCTAGAACCTTCGTCATGAATAGTGCGAGCATCTCTGCAAGTTCCGCGTGATGCTGCAAATATCTGCAGGCAGCAGTCACCGAGAGTGTCAGCGCCATTCACAAAGCGGCCATGCCTCTCGCGGTGAGTACTAGACTTGTTTGACAGTTTCACTTCGAGGCACCCGTATGCCTTCACCAGGAACGGTGATACGGCCCATTCACCTTTTAGCATAATATGGGGATCGTCTCGTATTTGGTTGCTACGTGATCGAATTGTGACGCCACTGAACGTCATGGCCAGTGACTTCGTGTGAGAGATAAGAAAGTTAGCCTAGGTGCTTTAGCTAACCGCATACACGGTACCTTGATGAACGGGCACGGCACTGATCCTCTGTGGAGTCTGCCTCATTTTGAAATAGAATAGCAACGATGAGCGTCAGGCTCACACCTCAGCCTCTGCCTGGAGACTGCCGCTCACTTTTCATTCTCAATCATTAATGCGACTTGGTTCCTGCGTTGTTGCAGCTGTTGTTCTTCTGTAAGCTTCGTGGCCCCTTCCACAGGAATGCTGTCACAGTCGTCTAGTAAGACGTCACCTTCGGACGCAATTTCCTGCCGAGCGAAGACTTTGGACTCAGCTGCGTCCGCAGAGCTGCGGCTCGCACCAGAAGAaacttccttctcgccgtgTACCGGCACCCAGCTTCCCGCCGAGCTGCAGCATGACGAACCTGACGACCGTCGACTTCCATCCGGCATGGTTTTGTGCTCTGGGAAGTGACAGACGCCGGTACGCGCTAAACGTTCGTAAGACCGGGAGGTATTACGTGGCTTGTACCACAATCGCGCAGATGGCAACCAAAACTGCTGCCGGTCTCATAGTGAGCCGGATGGTGCCTCTCTGCCCACTTTGCTAAAAATAGGTCGACGCTTCATGCAAAACCATTTTCCCAAACCCCAGATTTGACACACAAGGTTCTACCAAGGGGGGAACGGCTTCGCATGCACAAACTGCGCCGCAGCGTACGAAGCCCCGTAACGGTGCGGACTGACGGCAGTCAACATACCGCATGCACGCGTGAGACGCGTCTAATTCCTTCTTTCTTAGCTAGTCCGTGAAGGATCCATGCTCCCATAACTTGCAGCATGGTGTATAGTTTGTAGGAACAGGTATGCCCTCGGAGCCAGCGCAGTACAACGAATAGATTTCGCGACCCTTCAGCAGATAACCGAAAAACCGGGTGCCCCGAACCCTTGAGCAGCCTATTCGATACCCATGCTTCCCCCGCGCGCTTTCCTCATTGAGTCTGAAGCAGGGGGAAAGCTCTACCCTCTTTTCCGCACATGCTTCCGAAAGGGTGGACAGACAGATTACAGAGGTCGACACCTTACACCGCAAATCAGGCACGTCACTCTTATATGACGCAGACCGTCCAATGAGTTTTGCGAGCCTACTCGGTGGACTCCGAGGGATGTCCCTCGCAGCTTCAATGGTAAACTCAGGTGAAGATAGACGGGTGACCAGCATCGACGGAAGTTTCCATTCTATGGCCGCCACTCGTAGCGCGGTGCATGCCCGCTCCGTAGGGGTTCAGAGGGTTCCCAGATCCCGAACCGCTCACAGTAATAAGAGGGAGTATCGCGACCAACGCAAGCTCAGCTGGGCAAACTTTCAACAGCCTATCTCAGCCTCTACGTTCTTGAGTGAAGCCTGGCTTCTCTGGATGCTTCGTTGGAGATCGCATCAGAGGTCTCCAGTCCGACTGCGGAAAGATTTGCCTTTGCTGGACTTCCCCTCTCGTGTGTGCCTCCGGTTCTCATTCGAGACCGTACACCACGACAGGACGAATTCGTGAGTTCCGTTACAAGGTGTATAAACCAGCTAGCTGCGAAAATGTCGTGGACTGTGGCAAGAGAGCATTCTAATATGCGGGTATGCGGGACCGTGACGGCGCAGAATTCCACGCCAGAAACCCTCGAATGCCGACCTTGAGAACACatgcggtcgccggcgcttgGGCGCGACAGGTCCAAAAGTGCATGTCCGGCTGGTTGAGGCAGCAGCATATTTCGAGAACACTGAAGAGCACCGCGAACATGAAACTGTGCTTTTCACTGGCATGTGAAAATACGCAGCCGCTGACGGCAAACGAAAGCACATAAACTAACCATGCGCAGAGACGATGAGGCTTGAAGTAGCACACATCAACCACATGGCTTTATGCGTGAAAAAGTGCAGtggcagctgcgcggagacaTATTTGTGGAAACAAAGACTACGTCATACAGAAGGACTCTCTAAGCAAACTCTGGAACCTGGGCACATTCCACAACGTACAGTTTCTTTCACACGCTTGTTTGTTTGCAGGCAGTTCATTGTGGGCGAGTGCACATGCATCAGAGTCGTTAGCCATTGATttgccggccgccgcggacacgACACCCATTATCTTTTGTCCCTTTCTCTCCGCAACCTTCCCTTACACATTTTACGCAGCAAAAAGACACAAAAACAACGTATGCCTCGCTGTTCCTCTCCCAGCAGCCAACGAGAGAAACCAGAAACGCCCAAATCTCGACTTTCGATTGCGGGTTCAGGCGTACAGACACTTGCACGCGCTCCCCGAGACAGAggctctcgccctctcttgCTTCTGCTGAATGTTCCTTCAGTGCGAAATTGTGTACAGAACCACTTTTGCAGCACAAAAGAGACTGCTGGCATATCCATCTACAAGAGCAGTCCACCTCTAGATCCTGCGTCACCCCCCAGACGAACGCCTGCttgccgccgacgccgagccCAGGCGAACAACCCGCTTCCTTCCCATGACAGCGTCAATCCACGCGCGGGCACcacagagagaaagcagTCGGCGGACCAGCAAACCCCATCGAAAACGACGATATCCGCCAGACATATCGCACTGAtggcgcagacgagaagagaTGGACTCGCAGTTAGTAATGGTATCTGCCAGAGCTTGCTGCGTTTCGGTGCCGCGCTTAAGAGCCTGCAAGCCaatctctcgcgcggctcatCGCCTGAAAACACGCACAGGCACCCAGAAAGGAAAACACGCACTCTGTGAATGGCCGCGCACAAGAAAATGTGGCACACACCGACCACGAAGGCCATTCCCTGGGCACGCAAGTGTTTCAGCGCATTGCCGTGGAAACCTTTAGGTATCCGCGAACCCCGGGAACCAGATCTCTTCCGCGTGCGCACTCACGTAGCCTCACAAACAAAGCAGCATCAAGAGTGAATCGCCAACCAACGAAGTAACTCTGAACGCCAAAAAGGGCATCGCCCTCCAAGGCGCGGGCTCTGGACTGGCATACACTGCGCATAAAATCCCTCGCCGGCATCTCCGTACacagagcgagaagacgaggtCAACGCAACAcgtcacacacacacacaggcgcTCCCAGGCGCAACCTGGCCAAAGCCAGAGCTGCGACGGGGTCCCGCGGCCTTCGGTAAATGCGAAACGGAGTATCCGAGGACTACAGACCAGAGACGCATTGCATTCCCTCATGTTTTGCCTCTTTTCTGTACTTACATCGCTGCCAACAGACGCCAGTGTCGCCCACCCTTGCTGAGCGGACGCCTTGAGACTATCCActgaaaaaagagaaagcaGTGCAGGGGTCTGTCGGGTGTCAAATATGCAGGGCGCACACACGCGGCACTAGGACCGAACACGAGAGCGCCCACAGGAGGGTAGCACACATGTGCGCAGGTGCGTGTTCAGGCATAGTGAGACATCAATCTCTCAACTGAATACCCCAACCGCTACCCGCCCCTCTGCATTTAAGGGAGACAAAGATGCCGAAACCCCGAAGTCAGGATCCCCCGAGAAGCGCCAAAACAGCCTTCGAACTTACAGTGGACAACGGCTTGATCCTCGAACGCGGAAAACTGCGGGAAGAACACAGACACAAAGACCTGCATACGGTACAGCGAGACAAATACGGAGAGCCggacgacgcccgcgcgcgagtgcggcgtGCCGGAGATCGCAGAGGAAGATGGAAATCTCGAAACTGGGAGCTCAGTGATGATACACAAACAGCACGTGCGTCCTAGCCACAAAAAATGCAAAAAAATCTTACTCGACTTTGCCTCTTGGTCGGATCGACGCCAAAATACTCATCTGAGGAAATGCTTCGCTTCGAGGGATCCACTGTAATGGCCGCCTGGTAGGAACTCGACGCTCTGAAAAGAAGAAAATCACCAAACTCCGTCTTAAGGTCTCTGCCCCGCATTTAAAATACACCTCCAGAAACCACCTCACGACACTCACATACCAGAAATCAACGAGTCTACATACACTACATATACAGctatgtatatgtacataAGACCACACCAAGCCACTCTGCCGCGACGCCAGGCAACACAAACCTTTCCCACAGCACACATATTCATAATGTAAGAATATGTGTATCTGCGTCGCAGCTTGCCTCCACATGTGCGTGTTTATCCACCTGCGCATTCCGCTTTCCGCTACTGAACAAAATCTCCGCCCCTCACATACTTCCGCCAGCTGTTGCAAGGCATGCTCTGGATTCTCCACATGCGTGCAcgcatgtatatgcatgtgtatatagTATATTCATgttgtatatgcatagggatcTGTGCAGTTTCAGAGGCAATGCGTGATCCTCGTCCGCGTACCTGTCGGCGCCCGACGTGCCGAAGTACTGGTCGGACGAAATCGACTTGGCGTTGCTGAAGCGTGTCGGGTtcgcccgcgcagctggcATGGGGCTCGTGTTGCCGCTGAAAGAGACAGACCGGGAGGAGCAGCGAGAACTTGCAGACGACCACGAGGCAACGTTCACGGGACGAACGCAGAGCGGAGTCCACACGCAACCGAGGGCGTCTGAGAGCCTCTTAACCCCCAATCGACGCGGGGCATGGAAGAAGCTCTACGCTGCGTGGCTGGGAGGACAAGAAAGCAAGCGGCGAtgcgggcgccagcggccaCGCCCGCCACGGAGGCGGGCACCGCCCCAGAGAGCATACAGAGGGCGCTGCGAGGGACGAGGGAGCGAACTCAAAAAAACGAGAATGTCTCGGGGATGAAACAGAGCAGACACAAAAGGACCCTCACCCGGTAGGCGCGCTCGGACTTGCGGCCGGACTGTAGAATCCCGAGGCGCTGCCCGGCGATGAGAAAGACGAAGGcaacgaagacgccgacaCGCCCGCAAATCCAGCTGCTCCCgagacagagggaggcgacgacgacggcggagctACCCCTGAAAAAAGACCGCACACACTCGCACTCAAGCTGAGTTTCAATGCCTGCACCATCAACTTCCGATCGCCTTCCGCTCTTTGAAAGCTCCGCTCACGCGACGCCTGGCTGTCGAGGATCGCGGCTGCGACTCTGACGCCTCGTCCCACCCATGCCTCCCTCGCTAGACGCCGTCTCCCGAGGTCTCTGtgcccccccacccccctccccccccgccgccccttcACTCTCCACTCTGAAGCTGTCTTGGGGGCGAATCGCGTTCCGAGAACAGACCGATTCCTGCAGCTTGCGGGATTCTCCATTCCCTTCGCATTCACGTcgcttctccttcctgcCGTGGGCCGCTTCCTGGGGAAGCTGATGCTCGCTGCGTTGGTTCTAATCGGGACCCAATccccaacccccccccccacccggCCGCTCCCGCTTCTCACCGAATCCACCGGCCTTGGCGTGCGCCGGCTCGTGGAGACTCTTCTGCTCGGCGATGGCAGCTGcgttcgcggcctccgcttcgAAGTCAAAATCGAAGTCGAGcttccgcgcccgcaggccgccgcccgcggcgcggccgctgaaGCGATCCTTCGCGAAGGAcgcttcgctctgcgccgagggaaacgacgccgaggcccgcgggagcggcgcgggcggcgcggcctgccccgtgagaggagacaggctgggcgcctgcgaaaaggaaaagaagggaggcgcagcaacgcagccgcccgctggagcggctgcagcgagcgccgccgatgTGGGTTGAGCAAACGCCGCAAGCCCCGGTTGAGAgaacgacgcagaagaaggcggggCGAACGGCGCAGGAGTTGCGAAGtttgaggcggcggccggcgacggagaagaagaggacgcgtcagccgcagcgggcgcactcgcagaggcagcggaggcgatcACCCAGCCGGCGGTCTGCATCTCTTGGGAgaccgcgcgctgcagaagaaacaAGGCAAGGTTACCCACAGTCCAAGGTAGCTGAACTGCTCGCCCGTCGGAGGAtgcccgcgcaggcgaggctgcAAAAtgcccgcgcaggcgaggctgcggcgcacaGGTGGCACGGCTGGATCTAACCGGAGGGCGAGCAACGGGTATTATTTCTACTCGGGAATTGCGGTTCAGGTTAAGAGTCATACACACAACCTACTAAACGACAGCACTACAAGAAGGGAAGTCCCCACGCCCCGTtaagcagagagaaaaagggaTGAGATGGGAAGCGAGTCTCGTCCGACAGCttcgagcgagagagaggagaagctTGACAGAATGAAATTAGATGCAAAATGAAGGTAAGCCCTCacgtcgagctgctgcttGTATTTCGCAGCGAGTTTCCCGTGGTAGTCGACGGCTTTCGATGCATCCATTCTGAGAAGGCAGACAACGAACAAGATCCAACGCACTTTCCTCCACCTACCTGCCGCTACTCTCATAAAAATTTACAGACATACATGCATAGAGGCACAAATGTATGGAGAGACACCCTCACGCGGTGCCTCCGCATGCGCTTTCAGTCGACGATCACGGAGGGGCCGCGTGCCCGCAAACTTCACGAAAACCACGTCGACGGGTGCATTTCTCTGAAACGGCTTCGCCTATCCCATTCCTATCTGCCGGTGAGGGGCCTACCCATGCTCTCGAAAGAATTCGTGAGCCTTCTTGTTACCACCTGCAAACGAAAACAAAGACAACACGGCACGTTGCGTCTTCGCCCGGAGAGAAAACACCAACCGAAAAAGGGGAACAAGGTGTCGTCGGGGAGCGACGAAACAACTCCATCGCCTGCTGTTCCTCACGACGCGACACTTCACTAATCACCCACGCTCAGGGCACAAAACGCAAAAAATGCAGGAACAAGAAAACGGAGCTCACCCATCTCCATTCGAAGAAGCTGCTCCGGGTAGAACTTATCCATCTCGCAGGACCTGCACGCAGCGGAAAGGTAAAAACGCGACGACATGGAGAGGGCTCTACTGCCAAGCTATGTTTCGCTACGCCACAAAGAACTCTCTCCAGGGTCTAAATGCGTGCGGTTCGTCACAGGACGGTGGAGCACTTTTTCATCGCATTACCCACTCCTCTCCTCACAAACCCACAAGACAACCGGTTTTCCTGCTGGCGTCACGGCGCAAGCATCCTCTAGTCGCCGCCGTGTTCACATCTGCCCTTATCACTTGAGAGATGCTCAGCTTATTTCCCACATATTTGACCGGGGGCCGCAAGTGAGTTGATGAAGAAGGCACATCCCAACGACCACTGGTTACCGAAAAAAGTACGGTTCGGAGTGTATCCTCTCTCACCGGACAAAGGAAATGTGGGTGCCCAGGCGGCGATGCTTTCCACTGCAGGTGAGGCAGAGATACACTCCGTAAGTGACGCTGAGCCACGTTGGGTTCCGCGTTGCGCAATCGAAGCAAGTGCGATTGTCTCTCCTCAAACGGCGGAACACTTCGTCGCGATCGCCTTCCCCCACGTAGCGTTTCGCATCGACTGGCATCTGCATATACATTCGCGCGATGGTACCGCCGAGTGTAGGCACACCCGAGGCATCGGCGACCGCTGTGGCCTCCACACTGgcaggtgtatgtacaccggaAGCAGGCAAggcggaagcagaaaaagaacTGGGGGAAGTTGCAAGGGCTTGACCGTTCGTCGTTAGAGAAGCCGAGGAGGGGTAAGAACTAGATGCGAAGGACGAGGCAGGCATCGCCTGAGATGCAGGCATGTCTGAGAAGGAAGAGGGATACATGGTGGAATCAACGAGGTCGGATCGACACGGTCGGATGAAGTAGATGGATAGACTCCGCAACAGTTCGCCAAACAGGAAAAGGGAATGATAGAGCAGCCGCGAGCCACGGCGCTGTGGGAAGAGGGTAGTTCCCTTaagagacgaggaagagggtgggcgacgcggcaggaTCGAGAAGCACGGCGGGGACGCAAGGGTAGCCAAACGCGACTGGTACCAACGAACTGGCGAGGACCGTCGCCCGGAGAGGAAAATAAGGGAGAAAAATGAGGAGAGAAGGCTGGGGCGTGCCGTCGTCAAAAGAAAACGGGCTAACAAGCTAGATCGATGATGCAATGGAGGAAAAACAGAAGTTACAGAGTAGGCAGCCAGCATGACTCGCTTAACCGCCTCTCGCAGACAGCGTTATCTTCCTCTACTCCGAAAACTTTACTCCTCGGTGCTCCGGTAGATGCCTCTCCTATTTGGAAaagggaggaagacgagaaggaa
This window harbors:
- a CDS encoding putative ribosomal protein S17 (encoded by transcript BESB_038260) — encoded protein: MALSLSAPLLHWHYKTWQRNTAGYLRTFMRNKLPNNEMIGYVINDKHPKSIRVACDRFMYVMRYKKTFRYTKKVWAHDEESEAKLGDVVRIQPLGYRIGPWKNYVLVRILHKEPRD
- a CDS encoding hypothetical protein (encoded by transcript BESB_038270), with translation MPDGSRRSSGSSCCSSAGSWVPVHGEKEVSSGASRSSADAAESKVFARQEIASEGDVLLDDCDSIPVEGATKLTEEQQLQQRRNQVALMIENEKYLQHHAELAEMLALFMTKVLEERPQNVLKFAGEFFTQNGLKELVQSQLDEEGVYCNLAKKLEEAGTK
- a CDS encoding putative GTPase activating protein for adp ribosylation factor (encoded by transcript BESB_038280), whose translation is MYPSSFSDMPASQAMPASSFASSSYPSSASLTTNGQALATSPSSFSASALPASGVHTPASVEATAVADASGVPTLGGTIARMYMQMPVDAKRYVGEGDRDEVFRRLRRDNRTCFDCATRNPTWLSVTYGVYLCLTCSGKHRRLGTHISFVRSCEMDKFYPEQLLRMEMGGNKKAHEFFREHGMDASKAVDYHGKLAAKYKQQLDRAVSQEMQTAGWVIASAASASAPAAADASSSSPSPAAASNFATPAPFAPPSSASFSQPGLAAFAQPTSAAAPPAPLPRASASFPSAQSEASFAKDRFSGRAAGGGLRARKLDFDFDFEAEAANAAAIAEQKSLHEPAHAKAGGFGVAPPSSSPPSVSGAAGFAGVSASSLPSSFSSPGSASGFYSPAASPSAPTGGNTSPMPAARANPTRFSNAKSISSDQYFGTSGADRASSSYQAAITVDPSKRSISSDEYFGVDPTKRQSRFSAFEDQAVVHLDSLKASAQQGWATLASVGSDAMSRARDWLAGS